Proteins from a genomic interval of Prevotella sp. E13-27:
- the ettA gene encoding energy-dependent translational throttle protein EttA — translation MATVDDKKVIFSMVGVSKTIQQNQKQVLKNIYLSFFYGAKIGIIGLNGAGKSTLMKIIAGIEQQYQGEVVWSPGYTVGYLPQEPPLDESKTVKENVMEGVQHVYDALAEYDEINVKFGLPEYYEDPEKMDKLMTRQAELQDIIDSTDAWNMDSKLDRAMAALRCPPGDWSVKNLSGGERRRVALCRLLLQKPDVLLLDEPTNHLDAESIDWLEQHLQQYEGTVIAVTHDRYFLDDVAEWILELDRGEGIPWKGNYSSWLEQKSQRLAQEEKAASKRRKTLERELEWVRMAPKARQAKGKARLNSYETMLNEEQKQKEEKLEIFIPNGPRLGNKVIDAEHVAKAYGEKVLFSDLNFSLPPNGIVGIIGPNGAGKTTLFRLIMGLEQADAGSFSVGETVKLSYVDQQHKDIDPSKSVYEVVSQGNETIRMGGRDVNVRAYLSRFNFSGADQEKKCGVLSGGERNRLHLAIALKQEGNVLLLDEPTNDIDVNTLRALEEGLEAFAGCAVIISHDRWFLDRICTHILAFEGAMTGEEADKGSVFFFQGNYSEYEANKAMRLGIEEPKRARYRKLMEE, via the coding sequence ATGGCAACAGTCGATGATAAGAAAGTAATCTTCTCGATGGTCGGCGTGAGCAAGACCATCCAGCAGAACCAGAAGCAGGTGCTGAAGAACATCTATCTAAGCTTCTTCTACGGAGCAAAGATAGGTATCATAGGCCTCAATGGTGCTGGTAAGTCAACGCTCATGAAGATTATCGCAGGAATAGAGCAGCAATATCAAGGCGAAGTGGTATGGAGCCCCGGATACACCGTGGGCTACCTGCCACAGGAGCCGCCTCTCGATGAGAGCAAGACGGTGAAGGAAAACGTCATGGAGGGCGTGCAGCACGTCTATGACGCTCTTGCCGAATATGACGAGATAAACGTTAAGTTCGGACTGCCCGAATACTACGAAGACCCAGAGAAGATGGACAAGCTCATGACCCGACAGGCAGAGCTGCAGGACATCATCGACTCAACAGATGCCTGGAACATGGATTCCAAGCTCGATCGTGCAATGGCAGCACTACGCTGTCCTCCTGGCGACTGGAGCGTAAAGAATCTCTCTGGTGGTGAGCGTCGTCGTGTGGCCCTGTGCCGCCTGTTGCTACAGAAGCCCGATGTGCTTCTGCTCGACGAGCCTACCAACCATCTCGATGCAGAGTCAATAGACTGGCTCGAACAGCATCTGCAGCAGTATGAGGGTACGGTCATAGCCGTAACCCACGACCGCTACTTCCTCGACGATGTGGCAGAATGGATTCTCGAACTCGACCGTGGTGAGGGCATACCCTGGAAGGGCAACTACTCATCATGGCTCGAACAGAAGTCGCAGCGACTGGCTCAGGAAGAAAAGGCTGCTTCAAAGCGCCGCAAGACACTGGAGCGCGAGCTGGAATGGGTGCGCATGGCACCAAAGGCGCGTCAGGCAAAGGGTAAGGCTCGTCTGAACAGCTATGAGACGATGCTTAACGAGGAACAGAAACAGAAGGAAGAAAAGCTGGAGATATTCATACCCAACGGCCCACGCCTTGGCAACAAGGTCATTGATGCTGAGCATGTGGCAAAAGCCTATGGCGAGAAGGTGCTCTTCAGCGACCTTAACTTCTCGCTTCCTCCCAACGGCATCGTGGGCATCATTGGCCCTAACGGAGCGGGCAAGACTACCCTATTCCGACTTATCATGGGACTGGAACAGGCCGATGCAGGCTCGTTCTCTGTGGGCGAGACGGTAAAGCTGAGCTATGTGGACCAGCAGCACAAGGACATAGACCCGTCGAAGAGTGTCTATGAAGTGGTGTCGCAGGGCAACGAGACCATCCGCATGGGTGGACGCGACGTAAATGTTCGCGCCTATCTGTCACGATTCAACTTCAGCGGTGCCGACCAGGAGAAGAAATGCGGCGTGTTGTCAGGCGGTGAGCGAAACAGACTCCATCTTGCCATTGCGCTGAAACAAGAAGGCAACGTGCTGCTCCTCGACGAGCCGACCAACGACATAGACGTGAACACCCTGCGAGCACTTGAGGAAGGTCTTGAGGCATTCGCAGGATGTGCAGTCATCATTAGCCACGACAGATGGTTCCTCGACAGAATATGCACCCATATCCTTGCCTTCGAGGGCGCCAT
- the glyA gene encoding serine hydroxymethyltransferase, with protein sequence MKRDNTIFELIEKEHQRQLKGIELIASENFVSDQVMEAMGSYLTNKYAEGYPGKRYYGGCQVVDEVEKLAIERVCKLFDAEYANVQPHSGAQANAAVLLAVLKPGDTFMGLNLDHGGHLSHGSRVNTSGILYKPVGYNLNKETGRVDYDEMERLALEHKPKLIIGGGSAYSREWDYKRMREIADKVGALLMIDMAHPAGLIAAGLLENPVKYAHIVTSTTHKTLRGPRGGIILLGKDFDNPWGYTTPKGEIKKMSALINSAVFPGQQGGPLEHVIAAKAVAFGEALQPEFKEWAKQVKKNAAVLADELIKRGFTIVSGGTDNHSMLVDLRSKYPELTGKVAENALVAADITVNKNMVPFDSRSAFQTSGIRLGTPAITTRGAKEDLMVQIAAWIEEVLNDPTNEEVIASVRARVNEKMKEYPLFAY encoded by the coding sequence ATGAAAAGAGACAACACCATTTTTGAGTTGATTGAGAAAGAGCATCAGCGCCAGCTGAAAGGCATTGAGCTGATTGCAAGTGAGAACTTCGTTAGCGACCAGGTTATGGAGGCTATGGGCTCCTACCTCACCAACAAGTATGCTGAGGGCTATCCTGGTAAGCGCTACTATGGCGGATGTCAGGTTGTTGACGAAGTGGAGAAGCTTGCCATTGAGCGTGTATGCAAGCTCTTCGACGCAGAGTATGCCAATGTTCAGCCACACTCAGGTGCACAGGCTAATGCTGCCGTGCTGCTTGCTGTGCTGAAGCCAGGCGACACATTCATGGGTCTTAACCTTGACCACGGTGGCCACCTCTCTCACGGCTCACGCGTAAACACCAGCGGTATCCTCTACAAGCCCGTGGGCTACAACCTCAACAAGGAAACAGGTCGCGTGGACTACGACGAGATGGAGCGCCTTGCTCTGGAGCACAAGCCTAAGCTCATCATTGGTGGTGGCTCAGCATATAGCCGCGAGTGGGACTACAAGCGCATGCGCGAGATTGCCGACAAGGTAGGCGCTCTGCTCATGATAGATATGGCTCACCCAGCAGGTCTCATAGCAGCTGGTCTGCTCGAGAACCCTGTTAAGTATGCTCACATCGTAACATCTACAACCCACAAGACACTTCGCGGCCCTCGCGGAGGTATCATCCTGCTGGGTAAGGACTTCGACAATCCTTGGGGCTACACCACTCCAAAGGGAGAGATAAAGAAGATGTCGGCTCTCATCAACAGCGCCGTATTCCCTGGACAGCAGGGCGGTCCGCTGGAGCACGTCATCGCAGCTAAGGCTGTGGCATTCGGCGAGGCTCTGCAGCCAGAGTTCAAGGAGTGGGCAAAGCAGGTGAAGAAGAACGCTGCCGTTTTGGCCGACGAGCTCATCAAGCGTGGATTCACAATCGTCAGCGGTGGCACAGACAACCACTCTATGCTCGTTGACCTGCGCTCAAAATATCCAGAGCTCACAGGTAAGGTGGCTGAGAACGCACTCGTTGCTGCCGACATCACCGTGAACAAGAACATGGTGCCATTTGACTCTCGCTCGGCATTCCAAACCAGCGGCATTCGTCTCGGTACTCCTGCCATCACCACTCGTGGTGCGAAGGAAGACCTCATGGTTCAGATTGCAGCATGGATTGAGGAAGTGCTCAACGACCCAACAAACGAGGAGGTCATTGCAAGCGTTCGTGCCCGCGTGAACGAAAAGATGAAGGAATATCCCCTTTTCGCTTATTAA
- a CDS encoding aspartate carbamoyltransferase regulatory subunit has protein sequence MNKKERLVAAIENGTVIDHIPTDKTYQVASLLGLFDLKTPVTIGFNYPSKKVGSKGIIKVSDKFFTDDEVSRLSVVAPNVILSVIRDYEVVEKKSVETPSEIRGIVRCNNPKCITNNEPMATHFHVENGILTCHYCEKEQDINKVELV, from the coding sequence ATGAATAAGAAAGAACGCTTGGTTGCCGCCATTGAAAACGGTACTGTGATTGATCATATTCCAACAGACAAAACCTATCAGGTGGCAAGCCTGCTGGGACTCTTCGACCTTAAGACACCTGTCACAATAGGCTTTAACTACCCCTCGAAAAAGGTGGGGTCGAAAGGCATCATCAAGGTAAGCGACAAGTTCTTTACCGACGACGAGGTGTCACGCCTATCGGTAGTTGCCCCAAACGTGATACTGAGCGTTATTCGCGACTATGAGGTGGTGGAGAAGAAATCAGTAGAGACTCCCAGCGAGATAAGAGGCATAGTGCGCTGCAACAACCCGAAGTGTATAACGAATAACGAGCCGATGGCTACACACTTCCATGTAGAGAACGGCATCCTTACATGTCACTACTGCGAGAAAGAGCAGGACATAAACAAGGTGGAGCTTGTGTGA
- the pyrB gene encoding aspartate carbamoyltransferase, giving the protein MDKHNFVTIADLTREKILYMIEMAQEFEKHPNREILKGKVVATLFFEPSTRTRLSFETAANRLGARVIGFADPKVTSGTKGETLKDTILMVANYADVIVMRHYIEGAAQYASEVSPVPIVNAGDGAHQHPSQCMLDLYSIYKTQGTLENLNIYLVGDLKYGRTVHSLIMAMRHFNPTFHFVAPKELAMPKEYKLYCDEHGIKYQEHTAFNEKVIADADILYMTRVQKERFSDLMEYERVKNVYVLNNDMLRLAKPNMKILHPLPRVNEIAYEVDDNPHAYYIQQAGNGLFAREAIFCDVLGISLDEVKKDKTIIG; this is encoded by the coding sequence ATGGACAAGCATAACTTCGTCACCATTGCCGACCTCACTCGTGAGAAGATTTTATACATGATTGAGATGGCACAAGAATTTGAAAAGCATCCTAACAGGGAGATTCTGAAAGGCAAGGTCGTTGCCACGCTTTTCTTCGAGCCCTCCACCCGTACACGTCTTTCTTTTGAAACAGCAGCCAACCGTCTTGGCGCCCGCGTCATTGGCTTTGCTGACCCGAAGGTTACAAGCGGAACCAAAGGCGAGACGCTGAAAGACACCATCCTGATGGTAGCCAACTATGCCGACGTGATAGTGATGCGCCATTATATAGAAGGTGCCGCCCAGTATGCATCGGAAGTTAGTCCAGTGCCCATTGTCAACGCTGGCGACGGAGCCCATCAGCACCCATCACAATGCATGCTCGACCTGTACAGCATATACAAGACTCAGGGCACGCTTGAGAATCTGAACATATATCTCGTGGGCGACCTGAAATATGGCCGAACAGTTCATTCATTAATCATGGCTATGCGCCATTTCAACCCCACGTTCCACTTCGTTGCTCCTAAAGAATTGGCCATGCCGAAGGAATATAAGCTCTACTGCGACGAGCACGGAATAAAGTATCAGGAGCACACAGCCTTCAACGAGAAGGTCATTGCCGATGCCGACATTCTTTATATGACGCGCGTGCAGAAGGAGAGATTCAGCGACCTCATGGAATATGAGCGCGTGAAGAATGTCTATGTGCTCAACAACGACATGCTGCGTCTGGCTAAGCCAAACATGAAGATACTGCATCCGCTGCCACGCGTGAACGAGATAGCCTACGAGGTGGACGACAACCCACACGCATACTATATACAGCAGGCAGGCAACGGCCTCTTCGCACGTGAAGCCATCTTCTGCGATGTGCTGGGAATAAGTCTCGACGAAGTGAAAAAGGACAAAACGATTATCGGGTAA
- a CDS encoding transglycosylase domain-containing protein has translation MKKIFVYSLWSILVISILTVAISFWAIANGMIGYMPPIEDLHNPISRFATQVYSSDGKLIGTWSRSKENRVMVDYSKLSPTLVQALVATEDARFYDHSGIDFYALMRAIVKRGILGQKSAGGGSTITQQLAKQLYSDVASSTMERLLQKPIEWVIAVQLERTYTKDEIITLYLNYFDFLHNAVGIKTAANTYFSKEPSELTINECATLVGLCKNPSYFNPVRFPERSKSRRNVVLGQMYKEGYITKEVFDSCANEPLELHFRVNDHKEGLATYFREFLRSYMTAKKPDHKAYTRRGRSYVEFFIDSLAWEEDPLYGWCNKNKKRDGEYYNLYTDGLKVYTTIDSRMQRYAEQACYDHVVKYLQPAFNQGKQSKPNFPYSELTKEKVDDMILSSHVTYQMKRDGASEEEIEEAKRRFCTKKEMTVFTYHGDIDTIMSSLDSVRYMKSFLRTGFFSMCPQNGQVKAYVGGLDLLHFNYDMATHGRRQVGSTIKPFLYSLAMEDGMTPCDEAPNVQQTYIVAGKPWTPRNGSRKRYGEMVTLKWGLQQSNNWISAYLMSRLNPQAFVTLLNAYGIRNPEIHPSMALCLGPCDITVSEMVSAYTAFVNHGIRMAPLYVTRIVDNEGNEVAKFEPRMNEVISENSAHKMLYMLRAVVDGGTAGRLRFRYNLKAQMGGKTGTTNNNSDAWFMGVTPRLVTGCWVGGDDRDIHFNSMTMGQGATMSLPIFAYYMQKVYADEQLGYSQDEKFDIPEGFDPCAINDNMELIDGEEEDEIIDEIPDEQQEKIYQ, from the coding sequence ATGAAGAAAATATTCGTATATTCTCTGTGGTCTATTCTGGTCATCAGCATATTGACGGTTGCCATCAGCTTCTGGGCTATTGCTAATGGCATGATAGGCTACATGCCTCCCATTGAAGACCTCCATAACCCCATAAGCCGTTTCGCCACTCAGGTCTATTCCAGCGACGGTAAGCTCATTGGCACATGGAGCCGCAGCAAGGAGAACCGCGTGATGGTTGACTACTCCAAGCTGTCGCCAACGCTCGTCCAGGCTCTCGTGGCCACAGAGGATGCGCGATTCTACGACCATTCAGGCATAGACTTCTATGCGCTGATGAGAGCCATAGTGAAGCGAGGCATCTTAGGACAGAAGTCGGCAGGCGGTGGCTCCACCATCACCCAGCAGCTGGCTAAGCAGCTCTATAGCGATGTGGCTTCATCAACCATGGAGCGACTGCTTCAGAAGCCGATAGAGTGGGTGATAGCCGTCCAGTTGGAACGCACCTATACCAAGGATGAGATTATCACTCTCTACCTCAACTATTTCGACTTCCTTCACAATGCTGTGGGCATAAAGACGGCTGCCAACACCTATTTCTCAAAGGAACCGTCTGAGCTGACCATCAACGAGTGTGCCACACTTGTAGGACTCTGTAAGAACCCCAGCTACTTCAATCCTGTGCGATTCCCTGAGCGTTCCAAGTCACGTCGCAATGTGGTTCTCGGACAGATGTATAAGGAGGGCTATATTACTAAAGAGGTGTTCGACAGCTGTGCCAACGAGCCTCTGGAGCTCCACTTCCGTGTCAACGACCACAAGGAAGGTCTCGCCACCTATTTCCGCGAGTTCCTGCGCAGCTATATGACGGCGAAGAAGCCCGACCACAAGGCCTATACACGCCGGGGCAGAAGCTATGTAGAGTTCTTCATCGACTCCCTCGCATGGGAAGAAGACCCTCTCTATGGCTGGTGCAACAAGAACAAGAAGCGCGATGGCGAGTACTACAACCTCTATACCGACGGACTGAAGGTCTATACAACCATCGATTCGCGCATGCAGCGATATGCCGAGCAGGCCTGCTACGACCACGTGGTGAAATATCTCCAGCCGGCATTCAACCAAGGCAAGCAGTCGAAGCCTAACTTCCCATACAGCGAACTGACCAAGGAGAAGGTTGACGACATGATTCTTTCATCCCACGTCACCTACCAGATGAAGCGCGACGGTGCTTCTGAAGAGGAGATAGAAGAGGCAAAGCGACGCTTCTGCACGAAGAAGGAGATGACGGTATTCACCTATCATGGCGACATAGACACCATCATGTCGTCGCTCGACTCGGTGAGATACATGAAGTCGTTCCTGCGAACAGGATTCTTCAGCATGTGTCCGCAGAACGGACAGGTGAAGGCCTATGTGGGTGGTCTCGACCTCCTGCACTTCAACTATGACATGGCTACCCACGGTCGCCGACAGGTGGGCTCCACCATCAAGCCATTCCTCTATTCACTTGCTATGGAAGATGGCATGACACCATGCGACGAGGCACCTAACGTGCAGCAGACCTATATCGTGGCAGGCAAGCCCTGGACACCACGTAACGGCAGCCGCAAACGCTATGGAGAGATGGTAACGCTGAAATGGGGTCTGCAGCAGTCAAACAACTGGATATCGGCCTACCTCATGTCGCGTCTCAACCCACAGGCGTTCGTAACTCTTCTCAATGCCTATGGCATTCGCAACCCAGAGATTCATCCCTCAATGGCTCTCTGTCTCGGACCGTGCGACATAACCGTGTCTGAGATGGTCAGCGCCTATACAGCCTTTGTCAACCACGGCATTCGCATGGCTCCGCTATATGTCACACGCATCGTTGACAACGAAGGCAACGAGGTGGCAAAGTTCGAGCCACGCATGAACGAGGTTATCAGCGAGAACAGCGCCCACAAGATGCTCTACATGCTGCGTGCCGTCGTCGATGGCGGTACTGCTGGCCGTCTGCGCTTCCGCTATAACCTTAAGGCACAGATGGGCGGAAAGACCGGTACCACGAACAACAACTCCGACGCGTGGTTCATGGGCGTAACTCCACGTCTCGTCACAGGATGCTGGGTAGGTGGCGACGATCGTGACATCCACTTCAACTCAATGACCATGGGTCAGGGTGCAACAATGTCATTGCCCATCTTCGCATACTACATGCAGAAAGTATATGCCGACGAACAGCTTGGCTATTCACAGGATGAGAAATTCGACATTCCTGAAGGCTTCGACCCATGTGCCATCAACGATAACATGGAACTCATCGATGGGGAAGAGGAGGACGAGATAATAGATGAAATACCCGACGAACAGCAGGAAAAAATCTATCAATAG
- a CDS encoding smalltalk protein, whose product MKNETWKFILQTLAAILTAIATSLGVQSCMTMM is encoded by the coding sequence ATGAAGAACGAAACGTGGAAATTTATTTTGCAGACGCTCGCGGCGATACTTACCGCGATAGCAACAAGCCTCGGAGTGCAGAGCTGCATGACGATGATGTAA
- a CDS encoding IS110 family transposase produces MKKIFIGIDFSKEKFDATVIKAEGVEERAERQHEVFDNKVSGFRRLLRWVKSVVDEQDTGLWLFCGENTGGYSRALCNYLYGSGYDMWLENALSIKRSSALQRTKSDKADAGIIAEYAMRNYDQMRLYKPLDKNLERLREVFLYRHNLVKLKASMTVRKGEKKQTQEKSDISRFMAMSSKHLISEFNKKIAECDMRIEKIISEDEELRRNFEIITSVPGVGTQNAVCLMVYTDNFSRFDFDSRKIACYYGVAPFGRQSGTSVNTPPHVSPFANKLIKALLTQAALASIHFCPQMAIYYHRLVEVGKKKPVAVNNVKNKLLHVITAMVRNGEKYNPDYDYHAALEAA; encoded by the coding sequence ATGAAAAAAATCTTTATCGGCATCGATTTCTCCAAAGAAAAGTTTGATGCAACGGTCATAAAGGCCGAGGGAGTCGAGGAACGTGCAGAGAGACAGCACGAGGTGTTTGACAATAAGGTGAGTGGTTTCCGTCGCCTGCTTAGATGGGTGAAGTCCGTTGTGGACGAGCAGGACACTGGACTCTGGCTGTTCTGCGGAGAGAACACTGGCGGTTACAGCAGGGCACTATGCAACTATCTCTACGGAAGTGGTTATGACATGTGGTTGGAAAATGCCCTGAGCATCAAGCGCAGCTCTGCCCTGCAGCGTACGAAAAGCGACAAGGCCGATGCAGGCATTATTGCAGAGTATGCCATGCGCAACTACGACCAGATGCGCCTGTACAAGCCTCTGGACAAGAATCTGGAGCGTCTTCGTGAAGTATTTCTCTATAGGCATAATCTGGTCAAACTAAAGGCGAGCATGACAGTGCGCAAGGGTGAGAAGAAACAGACACAGGAGAAGTCCGACATCAGCCGTTTCATGGCTATGAGCAGCAAACATCTCATCAGTGAGTTTAACAAGAAAATAGCAGAATGCGATATGAGAATAGAAAAGATTATAAGTGAGGATGAGGAGCTGCGCAGGAACTTCGAGATCATCACTTCTGTTCCTGGAGTAGGCACACAGAACGCCGTTTGCCTGATGGTCTATACAGACAACTTCAGCCGCTTTGACTTCGATTCTCGAAAGATAGCCTGCTACTACGGAGTAGCACCCTTTGGCCGACAGTCTGGCACAAGTGTAAACACGCCGCCACATGTAAGCCCATTTGCAAACAAGCTCATCAAGGCACTGCTCACACAGGCTGCATTGGCATCCATCCACTTTTGTCCTCAGATGGCCATATACTACCATAGGCTTGTCGAAGTTGGCAAGAAGAAGCCCGTTGCCGTGAATAACGTAAAGAACAAACTATTACATGTCATTACGGCTATGGTAAGGAATGGAGAAAAATACAACCCAGATTATGACTATCATGCAGCGCTTGAGGCTGCATGA
- a CDS encoding CHC2 zinc finger domain-containing protein — translation MDKFELQKLRDLPIEGVAERLGLQVTRHKCLCPFHEDHHPSLSFSVRKNTYRCFVCGASGGTIDLVMRHLNLDFKAACRWLADEHNIILEKCTIGSVPLCTFDASRYERYFERPWLSPEARHFLFEERRLDERVVRWCRLTSWRDKQGVPWLQIPYYDREGKLVGVQNRNLVCGALPRFRFPQGSQCGIYNLPVLNLLKPGDELYIAEGCSDCWSLLSAGHKAIAIPSATLLTKKDKEQLLTLNPTPSPFFASKASQAPSAPKERGATNQWTTSTSNITNPSPLPSGGAGGGFSMWPDNDAPGERLFLQLKEVLPSLVHHQLPPDCKDYSDYYLRYLCQKH, via the coding sequence ATGGATAAATTTGAACTTCAAAAGCTCCGCGACCTCCCCATAGAGGGGGTCGCAGAGCGACTCGGACTGCAAGTCACGAGACACAAATGCCTCTGTCCTTTCCACGAGGACCACCACCCCAGCCTCTCGTTCAGCGTGAGAAAAAACACCTACCGCTGCTTCGTGTGCGGAGCCAGCGGCGGAACCATTGACTTGGTGATGCGACACTTGAATCTCGATTTCAAAGCAGCCTGCCGTTGGCTGGCGGATGAGCATAACATCATCCTTGAAAAGTGCACAATAGGGTCGGTTCCGCTGTGCACTTTTGACGCTTCTCGCTATGAAAGGTATTTCGAGCGCCCTTGGCTTTCTCCTGAGGCAAGACACTTTCTCTTCGAAGAGCGCAGGCTTGATGAGCGCGTAGTTCGCTGGTGCCGTTTGACATCGTGGCGTGACAAGCAAGGCGTGCCGTGGTTACAGATACCTTACTACGACCGCGAAGGGAAGCTGGTGGGTGTGCAGAACCGCAATTTGGTGTGCGGCGCTCTGCCTCGTTTCCGCTTTCCTCAAGGCTCTCAATGCGGCATATATAACCTGCCAGTGTTGAACCTTCTGAAGCCTGGCGACGAGCTCTACATAGCCGAGGGCTGCTCCGACTGCTGGAGTCTCCTTTCAGCCGGTCACAAAGCCATCGCAATACCGTCAGCAACCCTGTTAACAAAGAAGGATAAAGAACAACTCTTAACGCTAAACCCCACCCCCAGCCCATTCTTTGCAAGCAAAGCGTCGCAAGCGCCGAGCGCCCCGAAGGAGAGGGGTGCTACAAACCAATGGACAACCTCTACTTCGAATATCACTAATCCATCTCCCCTCCCCTCGGGAGGGGCAGGGGGTGGGTTTTCCATGTGGCCAGATAATGACGCCCCTGGCGAGCGCCTGTTCCTCCAGCTGAAGGAGGTATTGCCCTCGCTGGTGCACCATCAGCTGCCTCCCGACTGCAAGGACTACAGCGACTACTACCTGCGCTATCTCTGCCAGAAGCATTAG